In Phaeobacter porticola, one DNA window encodes the following:
- a CDS encoding peptidylprolyl isomerase, translating into MYKLAAVFALMAGPALASGLEIAVEGEGANGTIKIDLFEDVAPKHVEQITALAAEGKYDGVVFHRVIEGFMAQTGDVEFGKIGGNMSRAGMGGSELSDLPAEFSDLEFDRGVVGMARSQNPDSANSQFFIMFAPGHFLNGQYTVVGKVTEGMDVVDAIKRGGGANGSVTGQPDVMKTVSVTE; encoded by the coding sequence ATGTATAAGCTGGCAGCGGTATTTGCACTGATGGCGGGTCCGGCACTGGCCAGCGGTCTGGAGATCGCGGTTGAGGGCGAGGGCGCCAATGGCACCATCAAGATCGACCTGTTTGAGGACGTGGCGCCCAAACATGTCGAGCAGATCACCGCGCTGGCGGCAGAGGGCAAATACGATGGCGTTGTGTTTCACCGCGTGATCGAAGGCTTCATGGCGCAGACCGGTGATGTGGAATTCGGCAAGATCGGTGGCAATATGAGCCGCGCAGGCATGGGCGGCTCCGAGCTGTCTGACCTGCCGGCCGAATTCTCGGATCTGGAATTTGATCGCGGTGTGGTCGGCATGGCCCGCTCGCAGAACCCGGATAGTGCCAATTCGCAGTTCTTCATTATGTTTGCACCGGGGCATTTCCTGAACGGTCAATATACCGTTGTGGGCAAAGTGACCGAGGGCATGGATGTCGTTGACGCGATCAAGCGCGGCGGCGGTGCGAATGGTTCTGTTACTGGCCAGCCTGACGTGATGAAAACGGTCTCTGTGACCGAGTGA
- a CDS encoding peptidylprolyl isomerase, which produces MAEIKDPENTIIMELKDGKVVIELLPDVAPQHSARMKELARSGDYDNVAFHRVIDGFMAQTGDVQHGDMEDGFNLRMAGTGGSDLPNVPAEFSKLPHDRGTLGAARSANPDSANSQFFINFKDNHFLNGQYTVYGRVIEGLEHVDAITRGEPPANPDRMVSVKVAADV; this is translated from the coding sequence ATGGCCGAGATCAAAGACCCCGAAAACACCATCATCATGGAGCTGAAAGACGGCAAGGTGGTGATCGAACTGCTGCCCGACGTGGCCCCTCAGCACAGCGCGCGCATGAAAGAACTGGCCCGTAGCGGCGACTATGACAATGTGGCGTTTCACCGGGTGATCGACGGCTTCATGGCGCAAACCGGCGACGTGCAGCACGGCGACATGGAAGACGGGTTCAACCTGCGTATGGCGGGCACGGGTGGCTCTGATCTGCCGAATGTTCCGGCGGAGTTCTCCAAGCTGCCGCATGACCGTGGCACGCTGGGTGCTGCACGCTCGGCCAACCCGGATTCGGCCAACTCGCAGTTCTTCATCAATTTCAAGGACAACCATTTCCTGAACGGTCAGTACACGGTCTATGGCCGCGTGATCGAGGGTTTGGAGCATGTCGATGCGATCACCCGTGGCGAGCCGCCTGCGAACCCCGATCGGATGGTCAGCGTCAAGGTGGCAGCCGATGTATAA
- a CDS encoding phosphoglycerate kinase, whose translation MGWTALDTMDLAGKRVLVRVDINVPVEDGRVTDDTRIQRVAPTIKDILAAGGTPILLAHFSRPKGKVVAEMSLRPLVPALEAAFGAPVTFVADCRGPAAEAAVQGLPAGGVLLLENTRFHAGEEKNDADLAAEMAKLGDIYCNDAFSAAHRAHASTEALARLLPACAGRLMQAELTALEAALGQPQRPVTAVVGGAKVSTKLELLGNLVGKVDNLVIGGGMANTFLAAQGIDVGKSLCEHDMADTAREILSKAEAQGCKIILPVDVVVAREFKAGADNETVAADACPADAMILDAGPQTVAAVADTLSASKTLIWNGPMGAFEIAPFDAATNAAAQQAASLTKSGALVSVAGGGDTVAALNQAGAAADFTYISTAGGAFLEWMEGKTLPGVAALEG comes from the coding sequence ATGGGCTGGACCGCACTCGACACGATGGACCTGGCAGGCAAGCGCGTTCTGGTGCGCGTCGATATCAACGTCCCGGTTGAGGATGGCCGGGTCACCGATGACACCCGCATCCAGCGCGTCGCCCCCACGATCAAAGATATCCTCGCCGCAGGCGGCACGCCAATTCTGCTGGCCCATTTCAGCCGTCCAAAGGGCAAAGTGGTCGCAGAGATGTCGCTGCGCCCGCTGGTGCCAGCACTTGAGGCCGCGTTCGGCGCGCCGGTGACCTTTGTCGCCGATTGCCGTGGCCCCGCTGCCGAGGCCGCCGTGCAGGGCCTGCCAGCCGGCGGCGTGCTGCTGCTGGAAAATACTCGTTTCCACGCGGGCGAGGAAAAGAACGACGCCGATCTTGCCGCTGAGATGGCCAAGCTGGGCGATATCTACTGCAATGATGCGTTTTCTGCCGCCCACCGCGCCCATGCCTCGACCGAGGCGCTCGCCCGTCTGCTGCCCGCCTGTGCTGGTCGTCTGATGCAGGCCGAGCTGACCGCGCTGGAAGCGGCCCTTGGCCAACCCCAGCGCCCGGTGACAGCCGTCGTCGGCGGCGCCAAGGTCTCCACCAAGCTTGAATTGCTGGGCAATCTGGTCGGCAAGGTCGACAATCTGGTGATTGGTGGCGGCATGGCCAATACCTTCCTCGCGGCACAGGGCATCGACGTGGGCAAATCCCTCTGCGAACACGATATGGCCGACACTGCCCGCGAGATCCTGAGCAAGGCCGAAGCTCAGGGCTGCAAGATCATCCTGCCCGTTGATGTTGTGGTCGCGCGCGAATTCAAGGCAGGTGCCGACAATGAAACCGTCGCTGCAGACGCCTGCCCCGCCGATGCGATGATCCTGGATGCAGGCCCGCAGACCGTTGCTGCCGTCGCGGATACGCTTTCGGCCTCCAAAACGCTGATCTGGAATGGCCCGATGGGCGCCTTTGAAATCGCGCCCTTTGACGCCGCCACCAACGCCGCCGCACAACAGGCCGCCAGCCTCACCAAATCCGGCGCGCTGGTCAGCGTGGCGGGCGGTGGTGACACCGTGGCCGCCCTCAATCAGGCCGGGGCTGCGGCTGATTTCACCTACATCTCCACCGCAGGCGGTGCCTTTCTGGAGTGGATGGAAGGTAAAACCCTGCCCGGCGTTGCCGCCCTCGAAGGGTGA
- a CDS encoding FtsB family cell division protein, translating to MTRTNRPSLGAFVFSTIAFALSAYFTFAAVQGDFGLFRRVEIQAEAEALRQDLDQLKRETAQMENLTHRLSDDYLDLDLLDEQARSVLGLLRADEIVIR from the coding sequence GTGACCCGAACCAACCGACCCTCTCTGGGCGCATTCGTTTTTTCAACGATTGCATTCGCACTCAGCGCATATTTTACCTTTGCCGCCGTGCAGGGCGACTTCGGGTTGTTCAGGCGGGTCGAGATCCAGGCCGAGGCCGAAGCGCTGCGTCAGGATCTCGACCAGCTGAAGCGCGAAACCGCGCAAATGGAAAATCTCACCCACCGGCTGTCGGATGACTACCTCGATCTGGATCTGCTGGATGAGCAGGCCCGCTCGGTGCTGGGGCTGTTGCGCGCGGATGAAATCGTCATTCGCTGA
- the pdhA gene encoding pyruvate dehydrogenase (acetyl-transferring) E1 component subunit alpha, translating into MAARKSVKKPNVSADELLEYYREMLLIRRFEEKAGQLYGMGLIGGFCHLYIGQEAVVVGLEAAAEDGDKRVTSYRDHGHMLACGMDPDGVMAELTGREGGYSKGKGGSMHMFSKEKHFYGGHGIVGAQVPLGAGLAFSDKYKGNDRVTFAYFGDGAANQGQVYETYNMAQLWDLPVVFVIENNQYAMGTSVQRSTKSPALWKRGEAYGIKGEEVDGMDVLAVKEAGERAVAHCRAGKGPYILEVKTYRYRGHSMSDPAKYRTREEVQKMREERDPIEQIRSMLLTGNHASEDDLKAIDKEIKDIVNKSADFSKESPEPALEELWTDIYADDLPQETA; encoded by the coding sequence ATGGCTGCGAGAAAAAGTGTCAAGAAACCAAATGTTTCTGCCGATGAGCTGCTCGAATACTACCGCGAGATGCTGCTCATCCGGCGATTCGAGGAAAAGGCCGGCCAACTTTATGGCATGGGTCTGATTGGCGGCTTCTGCCATCTCTATATCGGCCAGGAAGCGGTTGTTGTCGGCCTTGAGGCCGCCGCCGAAGATGGCGACAAACGCGTGACTTCCTATCGCGATCACGGCCATATGCTGGCCTGTGGCATGGACCCGGACGGCGTGATGGCAGAACTTACCGGTCGCGAAGGCGGCTACTCCAAGGGTAAGGGCGGCTCCATGCATATGTTCTCCAAGGAGAAGCATTTCTACGGCGGCCACGGCATCGTCGGCGCTCAGGTACCACTGGGTGCAGGCCTCGCCTTCTCTGACAAATACAAAGGCAACGACCGCGTGACATTCGCCTATTTCGGCGATGGCGCGGCCAACCAGGGCCAGGTCTACGAGACCTACAATATGGCGCAGCTTTGGGATCTGCCGGTGGTTTTTGTCATTGAAAACAACCAATACGCCATGGGCACCTCGGTCCAGCGCTCCACCAAATCCCCCGCCCTGTGGAAACGCGGCGAAGCCTACGGCATCAAGGGTGAAGAAGTGGACGGCATGGATGTGCTGGCGGTGAAAGAGGCCGGCGAACGCGCTGTCGCCCACTGCCGCGCAGGCAAAGGTCCCTATATCCTTGAGGTCAAAACCTACCGCTACCGTGGTCACTCTATGTCCGACCCCGCGAAATACCGCACCCGCGAAGAGGTGCAGAAAATGCGCGAGGAACGCGACCCGATCGAGCAAATCCGCTCAATGCTGCTGACCGGCAACCACGCCAGCGAGGATGACCTGAAGGCGATCGACAAAGAGATCAAGGACATCGTCAACAAATCCGCAGACTTCTCCAAGGAAAGCCCGGAACCGGCGCTTGAAGAACTCTGGACCGATATTTATGCGGACGACCTGCCGCAAGAAACCGCCTGA
- a CDS encoding pyruvate dehydrogenase complex E1 component subunit beta, with protein sequence MATEILMPALSPTMEEGTLAKWLVKEGDTVTSGDILAEIETDKATMEFEAVDEGTIGKILIGEGTENVKVNSPIAVLLEDGESYDPDAAPAASTPSASEAPAAEAPAAPATAAAAAAAPAAPEVDTTPDWPEGTEVVQTTVREALRDAMAEEMRGDEDVFLMGEEVGEYQGAYKISQGLLDEFGPKRVIDTPITEHGFAGIATGAAFGGLRPIVEFMTFNFAMQAIDHIINSAAKTLYMSGGQMGAPMVFRGPNGAAARVGAQHSQDYAAWYMQIPGLKVAMPYSASDAKGLMKTAIRDNNPVIFLENEILYGKSFDVPKLDDYTVPFGKARIWRKGEDVTIVSFGIGMTYALEAAEKLAEEGISAEVIDLRTLRPMDTGSIIKSVMKTNRLVTVEEGWPQGSVGSYISSVVMQEAFDYLDAPVITCTGKDVPMPYAANLEKHALVTTDEVIEAVKQVTYR encoded by the coding sequence ATGGCAACTGAAATCCTGATGCCCGCCCTGTCGCCAACCATGGAGGAAGGCACCCTGGCCAAATGGCTGGTCAAAGAGGGCGATACCGTAACCTCTGGCGACATCCTCGCCGAGATCGAAACCGACAAGGCGACGATGGAGTTCGAAGCCGTTGATGAAGGCACCATCGGCAAGATCTTGATCGGTGAAGGCACCGAAAACGTGAAGGTCAACAGCCCCATCGCGGTGCTGCTTGAGGATGGCGAAAGCTACGACCCCGATGCGGCACCCGCAGCATCCACGCCGTCCGCAAGCGAAGCGCCGGCGGCAGAGGCACCTGCGGCGCCCGCAACCGCCGCCGCTGCTGCCGCAGCCCCCGCCGCACCGGAAGTGGACACCACCCCCGACTGGCCCGAGGGCACCGAGGTGGTGCAGACCACGGTTCGCGAAGCGCTGCGGGACGCGATGGCTGAAGAGATGCGCGGCGACGAAGACGTCTTCCTGATGGGCGAAGAAGTCGGCGAATATCAGGGCGCCTATAAAATCTCGCAGGGTCTGTTGGATGAATTCGGCCCCAAACGCGTGATCGACACCCCGATCACTGAACACGGCTTTGCCGGCATCGCCACCGGTGCGGCCTTTGGCGGTCTGCGTCCCATTGTGGAATTCATGACCTTCAACTTTGCCATGCAGGCGATTGACCACATCATCAACTCTGCGGCCAAGACGCTGTATATGTCCGGCGGCCAGATGGGCGCGCCCATGGTGTTCCGTGGTCCCAATGGAGCCGCTGCCCGCGTCGGCGCCCAGCACTCTCAGGACTACGCCGCCTGGTACATGCAGATCCCCGGCCTGAAGGTGGCGATGCCCTACTCCGCCTCCGACGCCAAAGGTCTGATGAAAACCGCAATCCGCGACAACAACCCGGTGATCTTCCTCGAGAACGAGATCCTCTACGGCAAATCCTTTGATGTGCCGAAGCTGGATGATTACACCGTTCCCTTTGGCAAGGCCCGGATCTGGCGCAAGGGCGAGGATGTCACCATCGTCTCCTTCGGCATCGGCATGACCTATGCGCTGGAAGCGGCGGAAAAACTGGCCGAGGAGGGTATCAGCGCCGAGGTCATTGACCTGCGCACCCTGCGCCCGATGGACACCGGCTCCATCATCAAATCGGTGATGAAGACCAACCGTCTGGTCACTGTTGAGGAAGGCTGGCCGCAGGGCTCTGTTGGCAGCTATATCTCCTCTGTGGTGATGCAGGAGGCGTTTGATTACCTCGATGCCCCCGTCATCACCTGCACCGGCAAGGACGTGCCCATGCCCTATGCCGCCAATCTCGAAAAACACGCGCTGGTCACCACCGATGAGGTGATCGAAGCCGTGAAACAAGTGACCTACCGGTAA
- a CDS encoding pyruvate dehydrogenase complex dihydrolipoamide acetyltransferase, giving the protein MPTEILMPALSPTMEEGTLAKWLVKEGDTVASGDLLAEIETDKATMEFEAVDEGTIGKILIPEGSEGVKVNSPIAVLLEEGESADDIAATPDAPAAAANKAAPAASEEAASAPAQATTAATPAPAAPQGADGNRIFASPLARRIAADKGLDLSQLSGSGPRGRIVKADVENAKPQAAAAPATAAASAAAAAPTGPSADQVARMYEGRTYEEVKLDGMRKTIAARLTEAKQTVPHFYLRRDIQLDALLKFRGELNKQLEARGVKLSVNDFIIKACALALQAVPDANAVWAGDRVLKMEASDVAVAVAIEGGLFTPVLQNSDTKSLSTLSTEMKDLAKRARDRKLAPHEYQGGSFAISNLGMFGIDNFDAIVNPPHAGILAVGAGVKKPVVGADGELAVATVMSVTMSVDHRVIDGALGAELLNAIKDNLENPMMMLA; this is encoded by the coding sequence ATGCCCACAGAAATCCTGATGCCCGCCCTCTCTCCCACGATGGAGGAAGGCACGCTCGCCAAATGGCTCGTGAAGGAAGGCGACACTGTCGCCTCCGGCGACCTTCTGGCGGAAATCGAAACCGACAAGGCGACGATGGAATTTGAGGCCGTCGACGAAGGCACCATCGGCAAGATCCTGATCCCCGAAGGCTCTGAAGGCGTGAAGGTCAACAGCCCCATCGCCGTGCTGCTGGAAGAGGGCGAAAGCGCCGATGACATCGCCGCCACACCGGATGCCCCCGCTGCCGCGGCAAACAAGGCCGCCCCCGCAGCGTCCGAGGAAGCTGCTTCCGCGCCAGCTCAGGCCACCACGGCGGCAACACCAGCGCCCGCCGCCCCGCAGGGCGCCGATGGCAACCGCATCTTTGCGTCCCCCTTGGCGCGCCGTATCGCGGCTGACAAGGGGTTGGATCTCTCCCAGCTGAGCGGTTCCGGCCCCCGTGGCCGCATCGTGAAGGCCGACGTGGAAAATGCCAAACCCCAGGCCGCCGCCGCTCCGGCAACCGCCGCAGCCTCTGCCGCAGCTGCCGCCCCCACAGGCCCCTCTGCCGATCAGGTCGCCCGTATGTACGAAGGCCGCACCTATGAGGAGGTTAAACTGGACGGCATGCGCAAGACCATCGCCGCCCGCCTCACCGAGGCCAAGCAGACGGTGCCGCATTTCTACCTGCGCCGCGACATCCAGCTGGATGCGCTGCTGAAGTTCCGCGGTGAGTTGAACAAGCAGCTGGAAGCCCGTGGCGTCAAACTCTCGGTCAATGACTTCATCATTAAGGCCTGCGCCCTGGCGCTGCAGGCCGTGCCGGACGCAAACGCGGTCTGGGCCGGGGACCGCGTGCTGAAGATGGAAGCCTCCGATGTGGCGGTCGCCGTCGCGATTGAGGGCGGATTGTTCACGCCCGTCCTGCAAAACAGCGACACCAAATCGCTCTCGACCCTGTCGACCGAGATGAAGGACCTCGCCAAACGCGCCCGTGACCGCAAGCTTGCGCCGCATGAATATCAGGGTGGCAGCTTTGCGATCTCCAACCTCGGCATGTTCGGCATCGACAATTTCGACGCCATCGTGAACCCGCCGCACGCAGGCATCCTTGCCGTCGGCGCCGGGGTCAAAAAACCGGTTGTGGGTGCGGACGGCGAACTGGCCGTGGCCACCGTCATGTCAGTGACCATGTCCGTCGACCACCGCGTCATCGACGGCGCCCTTGGCGCGGAACTCTTGAACGCGATCAAGGACAATCTGGAAAACCCGATGATGATGCTGGCCTGA
- the cysE gene encoding serine O-acetyltransferase: MLETRHAVSSVDPVWDQITTEAQDAVSRQPLMGGLIHACILHHTSLEKALSYRIAAKLCSNEMSMVILREIVDKAYGENPDLIAAGRADLMAVYERDPACHRLLQPILYFKGYQAVQAYRVAHWLWQQGDYDLSYFFQMRISEIFGVDIHPAAKIGRGIMIDHAHSIVIGETAVVGDNVSMLHSVTLGGTGKEEEDRHPKIGDGVLIGAGAKVLGNIKVGHCSRIAAGSVVLQEIPPCKTVAGVPAKIVGEAGCDQPSVSMNQVLAGGKPQ, translated from the coding sequence ATGCTTGAGACGCGCCACGCCGTTAGTTCCGTTGATCCGGTTTGGGATCAGATCACCACCGAGGCGCAGGACGCCGTAAGCCGCCAGCCGCTGATGGGCGGGCTGATCCATGCCTGCATCCTGCATCACACCTCGCTTGAGAAGGCGCTGTCCTATCGCATTGCGGCCAAGCTCTGCTCCAATGAGATGTCGATGGTGATCCTGCGCGAAATCGTCGACAAGGCCTATGGGGAAAACCCGGATCTGATTGCCGCCGGACGCGCCGATCTGATGGCGGTCTATGAACGTGATCCGGCCTGCCATCGCCTGTTGCAGCCGATCCTCTACTTCAAGGGCTATCAGGCGGTGCAGGCCTACCGGGTCGCCCATTGGCTGTGGCAGCAGGGCGATTACGACCTGTCCTATTTCTTCCAGATGCGAATTTCCGAGATTTTTGGCGTCGATATTCATCCGGCGGCCAAAATCGGCCGCGGCATCATGATCGACCACGCCCATTCCATCGTCATTGGCGAGACAGCTGTGGTGGGCGACAATGTGTCGATGCTGCATTCGGTGACCCTCGGCGGCACCGGCAAGGAAGAGGAAGACCGCCATCCGAAGATTGGCGATGGGGTGCTGATCGGGGCCGGCGCCAAGGTTCTGGGCAATATCAAGGTCGGCCATTGCAGCCGAATTGCCGCCGGATCGGTGGTGTTGCAGGAGATCCCCCCCTGCAAGACTGTGGCAGGCGTGCCAGCCAAGATCGTTGGCGAAGCCGGGTGCGATCAGCCCTCGGTCAGCATGAATCAGGTGCTGGCAGGCGGCAAGCCGCAGTAA